TCAAGGTCGGCGACATCGTGCTCGACCGCGAGTCGCACCGTGTCTACCGCAAGAAGAGCGAGATCAGGCTCGGACCGACCGAGTTCCGGCTGCTCGAATTCATGATGCGCCATCCCGGCCGCGTGTTCTCGCGCAGCCAACTGCTCGACAATGTCTGGGGCGAGACGATCTATATAGACGAGCGAACCGTCGACGTGCATGTCGGGCGGCTGCGCAAGGCCGTCAACAACGGCCGCATGCCGGATGTCATCCGTACCATTCGCGGCGCCGGCTACGCTATCAGGGAAGACTAGGATGCTGCGCGTCGCGCCGTTGCCGGCCATTCAGGCGACATGCTTGCCGGATTTCGCCTGAATGCCCGGCGCGAAAATCTCCTGGTCGACGAAGCCGAGCGCGCGCATGGCGCAGCCTTCGCGGATCAGCGGCAGCTCGTTGGGCTCGGTGTCGAAGGAGATCGATTTCGAGTGCTGGCCGCCGGCGGTCTGGGCGATCGCTTCGCGCAATGCCGGTTCGATCAGGTCGAAGGCGGCGGCGCTGACGCCGACCATGGCGACGGGTGCCGGATCGATCAGAGCAAACAGGCTGCCGAGGCCGAAGCCGAGCGCCTCACCGGCCCTGCGATAGGCTTCGCGCTCCGGGCCATCGGTTTCGCGGGCGCGCGCGGCGAGTGCGCGCATATCAGCGTCGCCGATATCGACCGGCTCGGCATCCTCGCCCATCATTTTGGCGCTGCGCCAGATGGCGTAGTTTCCGGCATAGGCCTCGACGCAGCCGCGCCGCCCGCAGCGGCAGAGCGCGCCGCCCGGACGGTGGATCATGTGGCCGAACTCGCCGCCCGAGGAATGGGTGCCGGTGAACAGTTCGCCTTTCAGCACCAGTCCCATGCCGATGCCGTGCGACAAGAGGATGGCGATAAAGTTGTCGCGGTAGCGCTCGGGCTGGCGCCATTGCAGCGCCACCGCCATCATATTGCAGTCGTTCTCCATGGTGGCCGGAATGCCGAATTCCACTTCCAACAT
This region of Mesorhizobium sp. C432A genomic DNA includes:
- a CDS encoding ROK family protein is translated as MSVGIRHDDLRRRNRAMVISAVRRAGQPSRTEIAATTGLSHSTISAISSDLIQEGVLIEGKPGETGALKRGRPQVGLGLNPEAAAVMTVVLSLNFLSVTVIDYAGHVVAEEQRRLDTLTKPRDELIGECVAIVRRRLEDPDLDVQSIARIAMGIQGITDSQARAMLWSPITPLTDIAFADMLEVEFGIPATMENDCNMMAVALQWRQPERYRDNFIAILLSHGIGMGLVLKGELFTGTHSSGGEFGHMIHRPGGALCRCGRRGCVEAYAGNYAIWRSAKMMGEDAEPVDIGDADMRALAARARETDGPEREAYRRAGEALGFGLGSLFALIDPAPVAMVGVSAAAFDLIEPALREAIAQTAGGQHSKSISFDTEPNELPLIREGCAMRALGFVDQEIFAPGIQAKSGKHVA